ctaattaaataacaaaactcATGCTTATATATAGTGCCGGCTCACATTAAGAGAGTCCCatgcaaaatttaaaaaatgtgtcTTTTTCATCTACGATAAAAGTTATAGGTTTTTGCcacaacttgatattttaagatattttacaTATCTTATAAATGAAAAGGcattttacatataaataaaaaaatctttatacatATCTTTCTAAAAAAAGCCTTTTATTCAACAGATTTTTAAGTAAAAGagacttttaaaattttgaaaaattttgaacCCGAATCTTtggtttcattttgttttttctgtccGCCGGgtctgtgtatatatatatgacttaaaGCAAAAGATTGAAAACTACGTTGTACAGTACAGACGTACTTGTGGGGACTAGACGCTCCCTAGACCTACACATGTCAAATTAGCATGATCATCCTTTGTGAAAAAACTTTCTGtaattttgtcttcttctatttCTGATGAAGCAGTCTTCTTCGTCTAGCAATTAATTAGATTCCAATATACGTGTGTCACTGAATAGAGATGTCTAAAACTGTTTTAATGTTTATAATACTCcataaaaaactattttataatttatatggtaataaattaagtaaaatgaCATTTGTGGTACACATTGATCCCGCGTGATTTCTCTCCATTTCTTATTCTATATATGGGAAATATATAGACCAAAGTATTCTCATCAAATATGAgttgaaacaataaaaacatatatccTCACAATTGGTAAACATACATTTACTTTAGATTAGTAATTTCAAGAATGAATctcatgaaaattaaaattcaatttaatttaatattattgaaaGGTAATATATTAAAAGTCTTTTAGTATAGTTtccatttaaaatttgattttgatactCAAAGTAGTAGtatgatataatattaattataatagttgatgtttttttctataataccttaaagaaattaaattctAAAGATTTTCAATTCATTATGATAGTTATCATTCTTGATTCTTGGTGGATCACTACCGAAAACTCAATTtcaaatctgtatatattattagcGGAATATAAAATCAGTATTCAGTAATGTATGGAAAACAGCAAAATTTGTAGAATCGTAactaatcaaagaaaatattctttttttccaacaaactctacaattttttttttttaagatataccaaagaaaaaaaaaatctgcttCCCTACAAGCCGACTACTACACACAACAAGCGACGACTATAAATTAGTGCTAAGGAAACACTCTTTTCACCAAAGTTCTTTCTCTATTTAAATTCCTTACTTCCTTCTgatcttcaacaatcttttctttttatcattctTCGGATCATTAAAAAGCtctcattataaaaaaaaaaaaaaaaaatcaaaaagaagtAAACCATGGTAATTATGGTACAGCCAGCTAACGTGTATGGTAACCCAAAATGCAAACCGAGTCCGGTTATAATCCCTGTTATAGACTTAACCGATTCAGATGCCAAAACCCAAATCGTCAAGGCATGTGAGGAGTTCGGGTTCTTCAAAGTCATCAACCATGGTGTACGACCCGATCTTTTGACACTGTTGGAGCAAGAAGCGAGCAAATTCTTTGCTTTGCCTCACTCTCTCAAAGAAAAGGCTGGTCCACCCGACCCGTTTGGTTACGGTAGTAAACGTATCGGACCCAATGGTGACGTCGGCTGTATTGAGTATATTCTCCTTAATGCTAATCTTAGCCTTACGTCTCACAAAACCGCCGACGTATTCCGGCAAACTCCTCCAGTTTTCAGGTAAaccaaaacctttaaaaaaaaaacagagatccCCTGTTGTGTTCTTTTCGTTAACTGACGTATTTGAGTTGTAACAGAGAGATGGTGGAAGAGTACATGAAAGGTATGAGGGGAATGACGAGTAAAGTTCTTGAGATGGTAGAGGAAGAGCTAAAGATAGAGCCAAAGGAGAGGCTGAGCAAGCTGGTTAAGGTGAAGGAAAGCGATTCGTGTCTAAGGATGAACCATTACCCGGAGAAGGAAGAGACTCCAACCAAGGAAG
The Camelina sativa cultivar DH55 chromosome 6, Cs, whole genome shotgun sequence genome window above contains:
- the LOC104792207 gene encoding gibberellin 2-beta-dioxygenase 3-like; translated protein: MVIMVQPANVYGNPKCKPSPVIIPVIDLTDSDAKTQIVKACEEFGFFKVINHGVRPDLLTLLEQEASKFFALPHSLKEKAGPPDPFGYGSKRIGPNGDVGCIEYILLNANLSLTSHKTADVFRQTPPVFREMVEEYMKGMRGMTSKVLEMVEEELKIEPKERLSKLVKVKESDSCLRMNHYPEKEETPTKEEIGFGEHTDPQLISLLRSNDTEGLQICVKDGTTWVDVPPDHSSFFVIVGDTLQVMTNGRFKSVKHRVVTNTKRSRLSMIYFAGPPLSEEIAPLSCLVPNKDEWRYREFTWAQYKSSAYKTKLGEYRLGLFEKQLPFSLSDV